One window of Toxotes jaculatrix isolate fToxJac2 chromosome 19, fToxJac2.pri, whole genome shotgun sequence genomic DNA carries:
- the clec11a gene encoding C-type lectin domain family 11 member A isoform X1 has product MGPAATSLALLCLCSLGVCVPTGTADAAPTQVRTASLPEVKKARGDVPDILPEPEPEPTSPVSDFENSYNYVLSRLAGMDQAIHKLNVGHYTLDVKVSQLMDRLSRMDAKVGELEDSIREVYQHSKDNRKEIGRLEGCQKGRRMGYKCYLVYNSLEDYAGASRKCLERGGRMAMPRDRKEQEALADYVKSFFHPGNWPVWLGINDLRSEGMYLFDDGTRVSYFQWRKHFLSSQPDGGRRENCVAMSSDDGDWWDHYCDRTMNYLCEFDDRVAL; this is encoded by the exons ATGGGACCGGCTGCCACCTCGCTCGCTCTCCTGTGTTTATGttctctgggtgtgtgtgttcctacAGGGACGGCCGACGCTGCACCAACACAGGTCAGGACT gcttcTCTGCCAGAGGTGAAGAAGGCAAGAGGAGATGTTCCTGATATTCTTCCAGAGCCTGAACCAGAGCCAACCAGCCcagtgtcagactttgaaaacTCATACAACTACGTCT TATCCAGACTAGCCGGTATGGACCAGGCGATCCACAAGCTGAATGTTGGTCACTACACACTGGATGTGAAAGTCAGTCAGCTGATGGACCGTCTGTCCAGGATGGATG CAAAAGTTGGGGAGCTTGAGGACAGCATCCGGGAGGTCTATCAGCACAGCAAGGACAACCGCAAGGAAATCGGAAGACTGGAAG gCTGCCAGAAGGGACGCAGGATGGGATACAAATGTTATCTGGTGTATAACAGCCTTGAGGATTACGCTGGAGCGTCCAGAAAGTGTCTGGAACGTGGCGGTCGGATGGCGATGCCCCGGGACCGCAAGGAGCAGGAGGCCCTTGCCGACTATGTCAAGTCCTTCTTCCACCCGGGGAACTGGCCCGTCTGGCTGGGCATCAATGACCTACGGTCTGAGGGCATGTACCTTTTTGATGATGGGACGCGGGTCTCGTACTTCCAGTGGCGCAAGCACTTTCTGTCCAGCCAGCCTGATGGCGGGAGGCGGGAGAACTGTGTGGCCATGTCATCAGATGATGGGGACTGGTGGGACCACTACTGTGATCGGACCATGAACTATCTCTGCGAGTTTGATGACAGGGTGGCACTTTAA
- the clec11a gene encoding C-type lectin domain family 11 member A isoform X2 has protein sequence MGPAATSLALLCLCSLGVCVPTGTADAAPTQASLPEVKKARGDVPDILPEPEPEPTSPVSDFENSYNYVLSRLAGMDQAIHKLNVGHYTLDVKVSQLMDRLSRMDAKVGELEDSIREVYQHSKDNRKEIGRLEGCQKGRRMGYKCYLVYNSLEDYAGASRKCLERGGRMAMPRDRKEQEALADYVKSFFHPGNWPVWLGINDLRSEGMYLFDDGTRVSYFQWRKHFLSSQPDGGRRENCVAMSSDDGDWWDHYCDRTMNYLCEFDDRVAL, from the exons ATGGGACCGGCTGCCACCTCGCTCGCTCTCCTGTGTTTATGttctctgggtgtgtgtgttcctacAGGGACGGCCGACGCTGCACCAACACAG gcttcTCTGCCAGAGGTGAAGAAGGCAAGAGGAGATGTTCCTGATATTCTTCCAGAGCCTGAACCAGAGCCAACCAGCCcagtgtcagactttgaaaacTCATACAACTACGTCT TATCCAGACTAGCCGGTATGGACCAGGCGATCCACAAGCTGAATGTTGGTCACTACACACTGGATGTGAAAGTCAGTCAGCTGATGGACCGTCTGTCCAGGATGGATG CAAAAGTTGGGGAGCTTGAGGACAGCATCCGGGAGGTCTATCAGCACAGCAAGGACAACCGCAAGGAAATCGGAAGACTGGAAG gCTGCCAGAAGGGACGCAGGATGGGATACAAATGTTATCTGGTGTATAACAGCCTTGAGGATTACGCTGGAGCGTCCAGAAAGTGTCTGGAACGTGGCGGTCGGATGGCGATGCCCCGGGACCGCAAGGAGCAGGAGGCCCTTGCCGACTATGTCAAGTCCTTCTTCCACCCGGGGAACTGGCCCGTCTGGCTGGGCATCAATGACCTACGGTCTGAGGGCATGTACCTTTTTGATGATGGGACGCGGGTCTCGTACTTCCAGTGGCGCAAGCACTTTCTGTCCAGCCAGCCTGATGGCGGGAGGCGGGAGAACTGTGTGGCCATGTCATCAGATGATGGGGACTGGTGGGACCACTACTGTGATCGGACCATGAACTATCTCTGCGAGTTTGATGACAGGGTGGCACTTTAA
- the clec11a gene encoding C-type lectin domain family 11 member A isoform X3 — translation MFSGCVCSYRDGRRCTNTGQDCTCTASLPEVKKARGDVPDILPEPEPEPTSPVSDFENSYNYVLSRLAGMDQAIHKLNVGHYTLDVKVSQLMDRLSRMDAKVGELEDSIREVYQHSKDNRKEIGRLEGCQKGRRMGYKCYLVYNSLEDYAGASRKCLERGGRMAMPRDRKEQEALADYVKSFFHPGNWPVWLGINDLRSEGMYLFDDGTRVSYFQWRKHFLSSQPDGGRRENCVAMSSDDGDWWDHYCDRTMNYLCEFDDRVAL, via the exons ATGttctctgggtgtgtgtgttcctacAGGGACGGCCGACGCTGCACCAACACAGGTCAGGACTGTACgtgcaca gcttcTCTGCCAGAGGTGAAGAAGGCAAGAGGAGATGTTCCTGATATTCTTCCAGAGCCTGAACCAGAGCCAACCAGCCcagtgtcagactttgaaaacTCATACAACTACGTCT TATCCAGACTAGCCGGTATGGACCAGGCGATCCACAAGCTGAATGTTGGTCACTACACACTGGATGTGAAAGTCAGTCAGCTGATGGACCGTCTGTCCAGGATGGATG CAAAAGTTGGGGAGCTTGAGGACAGCATCCGGGAGGTCTATCAGCACAGCAAGGACAACCGCAAGGAAATCGGAAGACTGGAAG gCTGCCAGAAGGGACGCAGGATGGGATACAAATGTTATCTGGTGTATAACAGCCTTGAGGATTACGCTGGAGCGTCCAGAAAGTGTCTGGAACGTGGCGGTCGGATGGCGATGCCCCGGGACCGCAAGGAGCAGGAGGCCCTTGCCGACTATGTCAAGTCCTTCTTCCACCCGGGGAACTGGCCCGTCTGGCTGGGCATCAATGACCTACGGTCTGAGGGCATGTACCTTTTTGATGATGGGACGCGGGTCTCGTACTTCCAGTGGCGCAAGCACTTTCTGTCCAGCCAGCCTGATGGCGGGAGGCGGGAGAACTGTGTGGCCATGTCATCAGATGATGGGGACTGGTGGGACCACTACTGTGATCGGACCATGAACTATCTCTGCGAGTTTGATGACAGGGTGGCACTTTAA